A single window of [Clostridium] hylemonae DSM 15053 DNA harbors:
- the addA gene encoding helicase-exonuclease AddAB subunit AddA, with protein sequence MSVAWTEEQQKVIDLRKRNILVSAAAGSGKTAVLVERIIAMLTDAEDPVSVESLLIVTFTEAAAAEMKERIRDAIEKKISEDGENEHLKTQATLIHSAQITTIHSFCLSVIRDHFHAIDIDPGFRVAEEGELKLMKHDVLGQVLEDNYEEGGEAFQEFVEAYGSGRDDRKIEELVLKLYEYSRSYPDPGGWLQSCVDAYDIKNVEELESSTYMELIRRQIKLYMADAESLTEEALGVCMEPDGPSVYEEALLADGGIVQSFLAAKSYEELYEASGRIKWTKLKANRDKTVSEEKAALVKAARDEVKKTVNDVAAQYFYQAPDGVLEDMALCKKAMAVLASLVDQFAARFEEQKRTQNMIDFSDMEQYALQILAVKEGDSFAPTAVAGEYQQRFREIMIDEYQDSNLIQETILTSVSTVSQGKNNIFMVGDVKQSIYRFRLSRPELFMEKFHTYDTKDSSRQRIDLHKNFRSRSEVLETVNYIFEQIMTPALGGIRYDDEAALYTGADYGDGGEESSNNTEILLVDTDLSPFADDEKKEKKEAAPSDRELEARAIAGRIRKLLDTQKVLDKAAGTYRKARYSDIVILTRSVKGFSDVFSEVLNKEGIPTYAGTREGYFETQEIGVLLDYLRVLNNRKQDIPLAAVLKSPFLGLTDEEMADIKNKAGDLPFHEAVPAYASREETAAARRLKACLDMMEHFRKKVPYTPIHELLHMILKETGYGDYTAAMPGGEQRKANLKMLAEKAKAFESTSYKGLFHFIRYIEQLQKYDVDYGEASLEDEQSDTVRIMTIHKSKGLEFPIVFVSGMGKQFNMMDARSSVVLHARLGVGLDAVDTELRTKSPSLLKRVIQKEEALDSLGEELRVLYVALTRAKEKLIVTGAVKNAGKKMDSYGLTKRRSERQLSFTQLGRAGSYLDWILPAMMRRTEEIPVDIELVTAKDLVRESAGEYIRNRLTAEMLRRWDTERVYDGQMHTLIEEQFSYEYPYSLSKNRKLKYTVSELKKRAYMAEEAGELLYEEEEVVPLIPEFLKEGEELTGASRGTAYHRLLELLDFTADHADASLKAEIIRLRDEGKMTADMAECIRTEDILGFLNCGAGRRMREAAGNQRLYKEQPFVLGTDAREMYPDEAEGELILVQGIIDVYFEEADGLVVLDYKTDRVKSAGELKEKYHAQLDYYARALEQITGKHVKEKIIYSFALREEIKV encoded by the coding sequence ATGAGTGTCGCGTGGACAGAGGAACAGCAGAAAGTCATAGATTTACGTAAGCGGAATATTCTTGTGTCTGCAGCAGCCGGTTCCGGGAAGACCGCCGTGCTCGTGGAACGCATCATAGCGATGCTCACGGACGCGGAGGATCCGGTATCGGTGGAGAGTCTTCTTATCGTAACTTTTACAGAAGCGGCGGCGGCGGAGATGAAGGAGCGTATCCGGGACGCGATTGAGAAGAAGATTTCGGAGGATGGGGAAAACGAACATCTGAAGACGCAGGCAACGCTGATCCACAGCGCCCAGATAACTACCATCCACAGCTTCTGCCTGTCGGTCATACGCGATCATTTTCATGCGATCGATATCGACCCGGGATTCCGCGTCGCAGAAGAGGGAGAACTGAAATTGATGAAGCACGATGTTCTCGGACAAGTGCTGGAAGATAACTATGAGGAAGGCGGTGAAGCGTTTCAGGAGTTTGTGGAGGCCTACGGGAGCGGGCGGGACGACAGGAAGATAGAGGAGCTCGTTCTGAAGCTGTATGAGTATTCGAGAAGCTATCCTGATCCTGGAGGGTGGCTGCAGTCCTGCGTGGACGCCTATGACATAAAGAATGTGGAAGAACTGGAAAGCAGCACATATATGGAGCTTATCCGGAGGCAGATAAAGCTGTACATGGCAGATGCGGAGAGTCTGACCGAAGAAGCGCTCGGTGTGTGTATGGAGCCGGACGGCCCTTCTGTCTACGAGGAAGCGCTTCTGGCCGACGGCGGGATCGTACAGAGCTTTCTTGCGGCCAAGTCATACGAGGAGCTGTACGAAGCTTCCGGCCGCATAAAGTGGACGAAGCTGAAGGCCAACAGGGATAAAACGGTGTCGGAAGAGAAGGCTGCTCTTGTGAAGGCTGCCCGTGATGAGGTGAAGAAGACGGTAAATGACGTGGCGGCCCAGTATTTTTACCAGGCTCCTGACGGTGTGCTGGAAGACATGGCGCTGTGTAAGAAGGCCATGGCTGTGCTTGCTTCGCTTGTGGATCAGTTTGCCGCCAGGTTTGAAGAACAGAAGCGGACGCAGAATATGATCGATTTCAGCGATATGGAGCAGTATGCGCTCCAGATACTGGCTGTGAAAGAAGGGGACAGTTTCGCGCCGACTGCCGTTGCAGGAGAATATCAGCAGCGGTTCCGGGAGATCATGATCGACGAGTATCAGGACAGCAACCTGATACAGGAGACGATACTTACGAGCGTGTCTACGGTTTCGCAGGGAAAAAACAATATTTTTATGGTAGGTGACGTGAAGCAGAGCATCTACCGGTTCCGGCTCTCCAGGCCTGAGCTTTTCATGGAGAAGTTCCACACATATGACACAAAGGACAGCAGCCGGCAGAGGATCGACCTGCACAAGAACTTCAGGAGCCGTTCGGAAGTGCTTGAAACCGTCAATTATATATTTGAACAGATCATGACGCCTGCGCTTGGCGGCATCCGGTATGACGACGAGGCGGCTCTTTATACCGGGGCTGACTACGGGGACGGCGGGGAGGAAAGCAGTAACAATACGGAGATCCTTCTTGTGGATACGGACCTTTCGCCGTTTGCGGACGATGAAAAAAAAGAGAAGAAGGAGGCGGCCCCGTCGGACAGAGAACTGGAAGCCAGGGCGATAGCGGGGCGGATCCGGAAGCTTTTGGACACGCAGAAGGTACTGGACAAAGCGGCCGGAACGTACCGCAAGGCGAGATACTCGGATATTGTGATCCTCACAAGAAGCGTAAAAGGATTCAGCGACGTATTTTCAGAAGTGCTGAATAAAGAAGGGATCCCCACATATGCGGGCACGAGGGAAGGATATTTTGAGACGCAGGAGATCGGGGTGCTTCTCGATTATCTGCGCGTGCTGAATAACAGGAAGCAGGATATCCCGCTCGCGGCAGTGCTTAAGTCCCCGTTTTTAGGATTGACGGACGAAGAGATGGCCGACATAAAAAATAAGGCAGGAGATCTGCCGTTTCATGAGGCGGTGCCTGCCTATGCGTCCCGGGAGGAGACGGCTGCCGCTCGAAGGCTGAAAGCCTGCCTGGATATGATGGAGCATTTCCGCAAGAAGGTGCCCTACACGCCGATCCATGAGCTGCTCCATATGATCCTGAAAGAGACCGGATACGGGGATTACACGGCGGCCATGCCCGGCGGAGAGCAGAGAAAGGCCAATCTTAAGATGCTGGCGGAGAAGGCGAAAGCATTTGAATCTACAAGCTATAAAGGGCTGTTTCATTTTATAAGATATATAGAACAGCTGCAGAAGTATGATGTGGATTACGGGGAGGCCAGTCTTGAAGATGAGCAGTCTGATACGGTCCGGATCATGACGATACACAAGAGCAAGGGTCTGGAGTTCCCGATCGTGTTCGTGTCAGGTATGGGGAAGCAGTTTAATATGATGGATGCCAGAAGCAGCGTTGTCCTTCACGCGAGACTCGGCGTGGGGCTGGATGCTGTGGATACAGAACTGCGCACGAAAAGTCCGAGCCTGCTCAAACGGGTGATCCAGAAGGAGGAGGCGCTTGACAGTCTCGGCGAGGAGTTGAGAGTGCTGTATGTGGCGCTTACGAGGGCGAAAGAGAAGCTGATCGTGACAGGCGCGGTGAAAAATGCAGGGAAAAAGATGGACTCCTACGGCCTTACGAAGCGCCGGAGCGAACGGCAGCTGTCGTTCACCCAGCTTGGACGGGCGGGCAGTTATCTCGACTGGATCCTGCCGGCTATGATGAGAAGGACAGAAGAGATTCCTGTTGACATAGAGCTGGTTACGGCAAAAGATCTTGTGAGAGAGTCGGCAGGGGAATATATCAGAAACCGGCTCACAGCGGAAATGCTGAGGCGCTGGGATACAGAGAGGGTCTATGACGGGCAGATGCATACACTCATAGAAGAACAGTTTTCTTATGAGTATCCGTACAGTTTAAGTAAAAACCGGAAGCTGAAATATACAGTCTCTGAACTTAAAAAGAGAGCCTACATGGCGGAGGAGGCCGGTGAGCTTCTTTATGAGGAAGAAGAGGTCGTTCCGCTCATTCCCGAATTTCTGAAAGAGGGAGAAGAACTGACCGGAGCTTCGAGAGGTACGGCGTACCACAGACTGCTGGAGCTTCTGGACTTTACGGCGGATCACGCAGATGCATCACTGAAAGCGGAGATCATAAGGCTCAGAGATGAGGGGAAGATGACGGCTGATATGGCGGAGTGCATCCGCACGGAGGATATCCTCGGATTCCTGAACTGCGGCGCAGGAAGGCGTATGAGAGAGGCTGCGGGGAATCAGAGACTATATAAAGAGCAGCCCTTTGTGCTCGGCACAGACGCGAGGGAGATGTATCCGGATGAGGCGGAGGGCGAACTGATACTCGTACAAGGGATCATCGACGTATATTTTGAGGAGGCGGACGGCCTTGTTGTCCTGGACTATAAGACGGACAGGGTGAAAAGCGCCGGGGAGTTAAAGGAAAAGTATCATGCTCAGCTGGACTATTACGCCCGGGCGCTGGAGCAGATAACCGGGAAGCATGTGAAAGAGAAGATCATTTATTCATTTGCGCTGCGGGAGGAGATCAAGGTTTAG
- a CDS encoding PadR family transcriptional regulator: protein MVFNTGAALLDAIVLAVVSREKEGTYGYKITQDVRQAIDVSESTLYPVLRRLQKDECLEVYDQQFDGRNRRYYKVTEKGMAQLNLYRVEWKNYSNKINELFEGGATA from the coding sequence ATGGTATTTAACACCGGAGCAGCTCTTTTGGATGCGATTGTTCTTGCGGTTGTGTCGAGAGAGAAAGAGGGGACTTATGGTTATAAGATCACCCAGGATGTGCGGCAGGCGATCGATGTGTCTGAATCGACACTTTACCCTGTGCTCAGAAGACTGCAGAAGGATGAATGCCTGGAGGTATACGATCAGCAGTTTGACGGCAGGAACAGACGTTACTATAAAGTTACGGAAAAGGGAATGGCCCAGCTGAATCTGTACAGGGTTGAATGGAAGAATTATTCGAATAAGATCAATGAATTGTTTGAGGGAGGTGCAACTGCATGA
- a CDS encoding DUF1700 domain-containing protein produces MNRIEFMTELAALLQNVPVEERREAMQYYNDYFDDAGEENEQRVIEELGSPAKVAGTIKAGLSGDDGAQGEFSETGYRDTRFERRDVPAGREGYRYGDEEPPRTNRTLKIILIVAIIIVGAPVVIPLAVGISAAVFACVAASFLFFLALVIASIAVAIAGISLLCIGIANLVPALAVGMALVGTGLLLTVLGAIATVGTIRLCIIVYPGIIRGIVWILRRPFQGKVVA; encoded by the coding sequence ATGAATCGCATTGAATTTATGACAGAATTAGCCGCATTATTACAGAATGTACCTGTGGAAGAGCGCCGGGAGGCGATGCAGTATTATAATGACTATTTTGATGATGCAGGTGAAGAAAATGAACAGAGAGTTATAGAGGAACTTGGAAGTCCCGCGAAAGTGGCAGGAACGATAAAGGCCGGTTTGAGCGGAGACGACGGCGCGCAGGGAGAGTTCAGCGAGACAGGATACAGAGATACCAGATTTGAGAGAAGAGACGTGCCGGCAGGAAGAGAAGGGTACAGATACGGGGACGAGGAGCCTCCGAGAACAAACCGGACACTGAAGATCATACTTATCGTTGCGATCATCATTGTAGGTGCTCCGGTTGTCATACCTTTAGCTGTGGGAATATCAGCGGCAGTATTTGCATGTGTGGCGGCTTCGTTTCTGTTTTTTCTGGCGCTCGTCATTGCATCCATAGCAGTAGCGATCGCAGGTATATCCCTGCTCTGTATAGGGATCGCCAATCTGGTGCCCGCACTTGCGGTAGGAATGGCGCTTGTAGGAACAGGACTCTTGCTGACCGTGCTGGGAGCGATCGCCACGGTGGGAACGATAAGGCTCTGTATTATCGTTTATCCCGGCATAATCAGAGGAATTGTATGGATACTGAGAAGACCGTTTCAGGGAAAGGTGGTGGCGTAA
- a CDS encoding DUF4097 family beta strand repeat-containing protein, whose translation MRRGWKIFWIICAVVAVTGFACCMAALGLGVTVEAIEDRFPNGIGIVKDNDWHHSGKTYTGDVDESETFSKEQIREIDAHISGGELQVLQSDTDEIKIETSGVDSRLKLKYYVEDGELKIETKKHIWGLNGGKHIGTIYLFVPKDCQFEEVNFEVGAGYLYVEDILANSLEIEVGAGAADVDSFHAGEASLDCGAGKITASGLADWELDIDCGIGEIDLDVNAKMEEYNYYIKCGIGQVDVGDDYYSGLGAKKTIENNSGKDMNIDCGIGKVSVDFY comes from the coding sequence ATGAGAAGAGGGTGGAAGATATTCTGGATCATATGTGCAGTCGTTGCTGTGACTGGTTTTGCCTGCTGTATGGCAGCGCTTGGACTCGGTGTTACAGTTGAGGCGATAGAGGACCGTTTTCCGAATGGGATCGGCATTGTGAAAGACAATGACTGGCACCACAGCGGAAAGACATATACAGGTGATGTGGATGAAAGTGAGACATTTTCTAAAGAACAGATCCGTGAGATAGACGCTCACATATCCGGAGGAGAACTGCAGGTTCTGCAGTCGGATACGGATGAGATCAAGATCGAGACGTCAGGAGTAGATTCCCGTCTGAAGCTGAAATACTATGTGGAAGACGGAGAACTGAAGATTGAGACGAAAAAGCACATATGGGGACTGAACGGCGGGAAACATATAGGCACCATATATTTGTTCGTGCCAAAAGACTGCCAGTTTGAAGAGGTAAACTTTGAGGTGGGCGCAGGCTACCTGTATGTGGAAGACATATTGGCGAACAGCCTTGAAATAGAAGTAGGAGCAGGGGCGGCCGATGTAGACAGCTTTCACGCCGGCGAGGCAAGCTTGGACTGCGGGGCGGGAAAGATCACGGCCTCCGGACTGGCTGACTGGGAACTGGATATTGACTGCGGCATAGGTGAGATCGACCTGGACGTCAATGCAAAGATGGAAGAATACAATTATTATATCAAATGCGGTATCGGCCAGGTAGATGTGGGAGACGACTATTATTCCGGGCTGGGAGCTAAAAAAACAATTGAGAACAATTCCGGAAAAGATATGAATATTGACTGCGGAATAGGCAAAGTGAGCGTGGATTTTTATTAG
- a CDS encoding PspC domain-containing protein, translating to METKRLYRSRENRMICGVCGGVADYFNVDPTLIRLGLVLLACTGTGILAYFIAAIIVPDQPQT from the coding sequence ATGGAGACAAAGAGATTATACCGTTCAAGGGAAAACCGCATGATCTGTGGAGTATGCGGAGGTGTTGCAGATTATTTCAACGTAGACCCGACACTCATAAGACTTGGACTCGTACTGCTCGCTTGTACAGGTACCGGCATTCTGGCATATTTCATTGCCGCGATCATTGTACCGGACCAACCTCAAACATAA
- a CDS encoding small, acid-soluble spore protein, alpha/beta type, translating to MSGKKNKPINLQELTDEEKVKYEIAEELGLLDKVMADGWRSLSSKETGRIGGLITKKKREKEKK from the coding sequence ATGTCTGGTAAAAAGAATAAACCAATTAATCTTCAGGAGCTTACGGATGAGGAAAAGGTAAAATATGAGATCGCCGAGGAGCTCGGACTTCTGGACAAGGTTATGGCGGACGGCTGGAGGTCGCTGTCATCCAAGGAAACAGGGCGGATCGGTGGCTTGATAACGAAAAAGAAACGGGAGAAGGAGAAAAAGTAA
- a CDS encoding WecB/TagA/CpsF family glycosyltransferase: MNDKISVLDIDIDNYTAKEAMKETVSYMESDPVNVVELVTVDGLMQMDEVPELKDDIRKFDLVLAGDKTILEAAEITDRRTIQETEGHVFLKMFFRYIHKNHKRVYLLVESEDEGEHLYNYLEHSYSGSQIVGLAKVSALNRADDMLVNAINGGEVDCVISVLSSPLQEEFIAKNRGILNIRIWLGLGKGILPVGRTGFGQGRITQFLLKRIFKKEIEKRKRDMSGALVSAK, from the coding sequence ATGAACGATAAGATTAGCGTTTTAGATATTGATATTGACAACTATACGGCAAAAGAAGCGATGAAAGAGACGGTCAGCTACATGGAGTCGGACCCGGTAAATGTCGTGGAGCTGGTGACGGTTGACGGACTGATGCAGATGGATGAAGTGCCGGAGCTTAAGGATGACATAAGGAAATTTGACCTTGTGCTCGCAGGAGACAAGACGATCCTGGAGGCTGCGGAGATCACGGACAGAAGAACGATCCAGGAGACAGAGGGACATGTATTTTTGAAGATGTTCTTCCGTTATATCCATAAGAACCATAAAAGAGTCTATCTTCTTGTGGAGTCTGAAGATGAGGGGGAGCATCTGTATAATTACCTGGAGCATTCTTACAGCGGTTCCCAGATCGTGGGACTGGCCAAGGTATCGGCGCTGAACCGGGCAGATGACATGCTGGTGAACGCCATCAACGGGGGCGAGGTCGACTGTGTGATATCTGTTCTGTCGTCTCCGCTGCAGGAAGAGTTTATAGCCAAAAACCGCGGGATCCTCAACATAAGGATCTGGCTCGGACTCGGCAAAGGAATACTTCCGGTCGGCCGGACCGGTTTCGGCCAGGGGAGGATCACCCAGTTTCTCCTGAAGAGAATTTTCAAAAAAGAAATTGAAAAAAGAAAGAGAGATATGAGCGGTGCGCTCGTGTCCGCGAAATAA
- a CDS encoding PucR family transcriptional regulator: protein MISNQILQNTIEGLKGITRIDFCVMDTDGKSLASTFSEQENYEEEVVSFVESPADSQVVQGYQFFKIFDEHQLEYILLANGGGDDVYMVGKIATFQIQNLLVAYKERFDKDNFIKNLLLDNLLLVDIYNRAKKLHIDTEVRRVIFIIETKHEKDSNALDNVRTLLGNKSKDFVTAVDEKNIIVVKELEANDGHEELEKVAKELYELLKEDGEEDILIAYGTIVNDIKEVSKSYKEAKLALDVGKIFFGEKNIMAYSALGIGRLIYQLPIPLCKMFIREIFEGKSPDDFDEETLTTINKFFENNLNVSETSRQLYIHRNTLVYRLDKLQKSTGLDLRVFEDAITFKIALMVVKYMKYMESLEY from the coding sequence ATGATATCTAATCAAATACTTCAAAATACAATTGAAGGATTGAAAGGGATTACGAGGATAGACTTCTGTGTGATGGACACCGACGGTAAATCTCTTGCAAGCACTTTTTCAGAACAGGAGAATTATGAGGAAGAGGTAGTATCCTTTGTGGAATCTCCGGCTGACAGCCAGGTAGTACAGGGGTATCAGTTTTTTAAAATCTTTGACGAACACCAGTTGGAATATATTTTACTTGCCAACGGGGGTGGAGATGATGTATATATGGTAGGGAAGATCGCGACATTCCAGATCCAGAATCTTCTCGTCGCATACAAGGAACGTTTCGATAAAGATAATTTCATTAAGAACCTGCTGCTCGACAACCTGTTGTTAGTGGATATTTACAACCGTGCCAAAAAGCTACATATTGACACGGAGGTGAGACGTGTTATCTTTATTATTGAGACAAAGCACGAAAAAGACAGCAATGCGCTTGATAACGTGCGCACGCTTCTTGGCAACAAGTCGAAAGATTTTGTGACGGCGGTTGATGAAAAGAATATCATTGTCGTAAAAGAACTGGAAGCCAATGACGGCCATGAAGAGCTGGAGAAAGTTGCAAAGGAGCTCTATGAGCTGCTGAAAGAAGACGGTGAGGAAGATATACTGATTGCCTACGGCACCATCGTCAATGACATCAAAGAAGTTTCAAAATCCTACAAAGAGGCAAAGCTTGCCCTGGACGTAGGGAAGATATTCTTCGGTGAGAAGAATATCATGGCGTACAGCGCGCTCGGAATCGGACGTCTGATCTATCAGCTTCCAATTCCGCTGTGCAAGATGTTCATCCGTGAGATTTTTGAGGGGAAATCACCAGATGATTTTGATGAGGAGACATTGACAACGATCAATAAATTCTTTGAGAATAATCTGAATGTGTCGGAGACATCGAGACAGCTGTATATACACCGCAATACATTAGTGTACCGGCTGGATAAATTACAGAAAAGCACAGGGCTTGATCTGCGCGTATTCGAGGATGCCATAACATTCAAGATCGCACTTATGGTAGTGAAATACATGAAATATATGGAATCCTTGGAGTATTAG
- the ftsE gene encoding cell division ATP-binding protein FtsE: protein MIELKEVTKEYSKGVAALNGINLKIDQGEFVFIVGDSGSGKSTLIRLIMKELDPTSGTIVVNGQSLNRMRHRKIPMYRRGLGVVFQDFRLLKDRNIYENIAFALRVTEKPTRVIKKKVPAALSLVGLAQKYKSFPKELSGGEQQRVAIARAIVNEPAILLADEPTGNLDPTNSWEIMKLLEEANERGTTVLVVTHNQEIVNEMKKRVVTMKKGVIVSDEKKGGYSNEN from the coding sequence ATGATTGAATTAAAAGAAGTAACGAAAGAGTACTCAAAAGGGGTAGCAGCCCTGAATGGTATCAATCTGAAGATTGACCAGGGCGAATTTGTATTCATAGTCGGCGACAGTGGTTCGGGTAAGTCCACGCTGATCCGTCTGATCATGAAGGAACTGGATCCTACGTCGGGGACGATCGTAGTAAACGGACAGAGTCTGAACAGAATGAGACACAGAAAGATTCCGATGTACCGCAGAGGGCTCGGCGTTGTGTTTCAGGATTTCCGTCTTTTAAAAGACAGAAATATCTATGAAAATATAGCATTTGCACTGCGGGTAACGGAGAAGCCGACCCGTGTGATCAAGAAAAAAGTACCGGCGGCGCTGTCTCTTGTCGGTCTGGCCCAGAAGTATAAGTCATTCCCTAAGGAACTGTCCGGTGGAGAGCAGCAGCGTGTAGCCATCGCCAGGGCAATAGTAAATGAACCTGCCATACTGCTGGCGGATGAGCCTACCGGTAATCTGGACCCCACCAATTCATGGGAAATTATGAAGCTTCTTGAGGAGGCGAATGAAAGAGGAACGACGGTACTGGTCGTTACTCATAACCAGGAGATTGTAAACGAGATGAAGAAGCGCGTAGTTACGATGAAGAAGGGTGTCATCGTCAGCGATGAGAAAAAAGGTGGGTATAGTAATGAGAATTAG
- the ftsX gene encoding permease-like cell division protein FtsX produces the protein MRISTVGYSMRQGVKNIRRNKMFSIASIATMAACIFLFGLFYSIVINFNYIVDKAEEGVAITVFFKDDITQSQKDKVGEDLKKADGVLKVNYISADEAWDKFKGDYFGESDDLAEGFKSDNPLANSDNYEVYMSDVSKQKDVVSYAESLDGVRKVRKSDVVAKTLTSVNKLVGYVSAAIIMILLIVSVFLISNTVTMGVTVRREEIAIMKYIGAKDGFVRAPFVIEGLLIGILGAVLPLILLYFLYSKVIEYIMVKFSLLNNIVDFLPVMQVYKTLLPVGLALGVGIGFLGSFVTIRKHLKV, from the coding sequence ATGAGAATTAGTACAGTTGGATATTCGATGAGACAAGGGGTTAAGAACATCCGCAGAAACAAGATGTTTTCCATTGCATCTATCGCCACTATGGCGGCATGTATCTTTCTGTTCGGACTGTTCTATTCCATTGTGATAAACTTTAACTACATAGTAGACAAAGCAGAAGAAGGAGTGGCGATCACCGTGTTCTTTAAGGATGATATCACTCAGAGCCAGAAGGATAAGGTCGGTGAAGATCTGAAAAAGGCCGATGGAGTTTTGAAAGTCAACTATATCAGCGCGGATGAGGCGTGGGATAAGTTCAAAGGAGATTATTTCGGTGAATCCGACGACCTGGCCGAAGGCTTCAAAAGCGACAACCCGCTGGCAAACTCAGATAACTACGAGGTATACATGTCAGATGTCTCGAAGCAGAAAGATGTCGTTTCCTACGCGGAAAGCCTGGACGGCGTGCGGAAGGTCCGCAAGTCCGACGTGGTGGCAAAGACGCTCACGAGTGTAAATAAGCTCGTCGGATACGTGTCGGCGGCGATCATCATGATACTGCTCATCGTGTCTGTATTCCTCATAAGCAATACCGTTACGATGGGTGTTACCGTTAGACGGGAAGAGATAGCGATCATGAAGTATATAGGAGCCAAGGACGGTTTCGTCAGGGCGCCGTTCGTCATAGAAGGTCTGCTCATAGGAATACTCGGGGCCGTGCTGCCGCTCATCCTGCTGTATTTCCTTTACAGTAAAGTAATAGAGTATATCATGGTAAAATTCAGTCTGCTCAACAATATAGTGGACTTCCTGCCGGTAATGCAGGTATATAAGACATTACTTCCTGTGGGCCTTGCTTTGGGAGTAGGCATTGGCTTCCTCGGAAGTTTTGTGACGATAAGAAAACACCTTAAAGTATAA
- a CDS encoding M23 family metallopeptidase — MMRGKRISSVLLVAVLCMGMAMQVNAASISDTKKKAEELESKKKAAENEKSSLAAQLESIVAEMEDTKVKIDEKETEIEKKEEELIQAKVDENDQYESMKKRIQYMYENGNSQFIEILVQSKSIGDFLNNAEYITTISEYDRNMLVEFQETVKKVEEQEKELKEEYDELETMQNDLIVKQDSVNTMLESKNAEISQLESEIGDTTDKLAELEAAAAAAARKQTEATQTYTGNAGASVASGNGMFTHPCPGYSYISSEFGWRAQPLPGASTNHKGMDFAAATGTPIYAAAAGTVVSAGYSGNAGNLIIINHGNGLQTYYMHCNNIYVRAGQTVSRGQNIAAVGTTGNSTGPHLHFQVMSGGIPVNPRNYF, encoded by the coding sequence ATGATGCGAGGGAAGAGAATAAGCAGTGTGCTGCTGGTGGCAGTTCTCTGTATGGGGATGGCAATGCAGGTGAATGCGGCAAGTATCAGCGACACGAAGAAAAAGGCGGAGGAACTGGAGTCCAAGAAGAAAGCGGCCGAGAACGAGAAGAGCTCTCTGGCAGCTCAGCTTGAGTCGATCGTTGCCGAGATGGAAGACACAAAGGTAAAGATCGACGAAAAAGAGACTGAGATCGAGAAGAAAGAAGAAGAACTGATCCAGGCAAAAGTGGACGAAAATGACCAGTACGAGAGCATGAAAAAGAGAATCCAGTATATGTATGAAAATGGTAATTCTCAGTTTATAGAGATTCTTGTACAGTCAAAGAGTATCGGTGATTTTCTGAATAATGCAGAGTATATCACAACGATATCAGAGTATGACCGAAACATGCTCGTAGAGTTCCAGGAGACCGTCAAGAAGGTTGAGGAGCAGGAAAAAGAGCTTAAAGAAGAATACGATGAGCTGGAGACGATGCAGAACGATCTGATCGTAAAGCAGGACAGCGTCAACACGATGCTGGAAAGCAAGAACGCGGAGATCAGCCAGTTGGAGAGCGAGATCGGAGATACGACAGATAAGCTTGCCGAGCTGGAGGCCGCGGCGGCGGCTGCTGCAAGAAAGCAGACGGAGGCGACCCAGACGTATACAGGAAACGCGGGAGCGTCGGTCGCGTCAGGGAACGGTATGTTCACGCATCCGTGTCCGGGCTACAGCTACATATCCAGTGAATTCGGCTGGCGCGCGCAGCCGCTTCCCGGCGCGAGCACCAACCATAAAGGCATGGATTTTGCCGCAGCTACAGGCACGCCGATCTATGCGGCAGCGGCAGGGACTGTAGTATCCGCAGGTTACAGCGGAAATGCGGGTAATTTGATCATCATCAACCACGGCAACGGCCTGCAGACATATTACATGCACTGCAATAATATCTATGTAAGAGCAGGGCAGACTGTGAGCAGAGGACAGAACATAGCCGCGGTAGGAACTACAGGTAATTCCACAGGTCCTCATCTTCATTTTCAGGTGATGTCCGGAGGAATACCGGTCAACCCACGTAATTATTTTTAA